The window GAATTTATAATTAGAGGGGAAATAATTCCAGATTAAtttagatttatttaaaattgcagcttgttaaaatgtttgtttgaaaatttgaatacgagcttttatttatatatgtatTCTTTATCTTCACATCaaattctggaaaaaaaggTTCACGCAATGTGCATACACGAACAAACTCAAATATTTCATTTATGTTCATTTTTGTTCAGATTAAGAAATCCAAAACGGTTTTAGAACGTGCAAAACCTCAGTGAAGTAAAATGGAGGAAAAggcaggaattttttttttaaaaaaaacaaaatgtcaaaaataaccTCAGCTTTTTTAAGGAAGAGGGCGGAGGAGACTAAAAAAGCCTTCTCCCTTTTTTGTAATAACTTCTAAAACCGTTCTAGGGAttgaaatttggtgactttttaTTCATCATTTTAATTACGTTACGCCTGTTGCCATGGTGACTCATCGGTGAACAGATAGTCagggaacaaatttttttgttaaatattctTACTCACTGTTGCAAAGTCATATAAATGTCTAACATTTTTCAAGGTTCGAAAATATAATGATGACGTCAACTTTCGTGACTTTTAGAAGGGTTTTAAGGACCCCTCGTCAATTTAGAGCCCCCAAATTCCTCCACTTGAATAAGCCTAAGCATTATGCAAAAGGAGATGGAAATGTAGTTAGCATAGATATCCATTTTAAATTCGTAAGTTTTTATTTGAGCCATCGCATAGTTTGCAAAGATTCTACCCAAACtttgaaatgtaaattttaacgTTACAATGAAGAATGCATGTAAATTTCCCACAGTAAACAGGTAGCAGCTATACCTCTTTGAATCATTTCTCTAACCGGCCTCGTTATCACAATAAGTCTAACATTACCAAGTCCTAGAATTAGAAGAACTGCACATGATAGGGCCATAAAAGTAGAACTTCATGGCAACAAAATGCGTTGAAAATTCTTCACCACCCACCTTCACCTGCCAAAAAGTATTTCGATTTGACGTTTTactgtgttatattttttttctttttttcactaGTTTGTTTCTTAATATGTATCTACCGAACAACTCAACGTCGGTAATTAAATATTTCTCCAAAGTAACCcctttaaatatataatataattttttttttcgccacatGAGGTAAAAACAGCTGCTGTGAGCTATAAAACATGGACTAATTAAATAATCTTTAGGCGTGGTCTTGAAATGTTTTTGGtttctataaaataataattttagtaTAATAAGACTCCTTGGATGCAATAAATATGttaagagaaaagaaaaaagaaaagaaaaatttcgtGATAAAACTTTGGCAAAGTCATTGTCAAAATTAACCTTAAGATAAAATTTCTCAACGTTTTTTATTAGCAAATATTAAAATGCTATTTgcaataaaattattctttttttggaacaaaaaagaaagaaacaatTTTGTAACTTTGCTTTGTCTTCATTGTTTGGAAAACAACCAGGCCATTTTGCACAGGTGAGACGACAATTTCTTACAGGCACACAATGCAGCTGTATAGAAGGTTAAAGGTTAAATATTTCAAATAGAAATGTTGCAACACAGGTGATAGGTTGCATTTACAGAAATCTggaattataaaagtttaaTTGGAAATATATAGTTTGATATATCTTGAGGGAAAACAATTGAATTTTTGATATATATTATGGGAGAGAGATTTAGTTTCACAGCTCTTTTGAATTTCCAATTTTGAACATTCTTCCTCCTCTTGACGTCATGGATGATAAGGTATATATATTTTGGCGAGCAGAATCTTAATGCATTAATTTGTCTGCAACCAGAGAAGAATTTCTGCAGTTGTGTATGAAGATGACTTTCGTCGCGAAATTATTGGTCTTTTCACTATGTGTTGTATTGGTGTGTAGCTACAAGCTTGAAAATTCAGGTGGTAAGGAAAAAGGAGAAAATGCTTCTTCTACGTtatttaatattaaaaaaagttgaattatTATAGAATAAAATTAGAAATATGCAAGGCATATAATTAAGCTGTCATCTTTGCATATTATAGCAAAGCAAACACAATTTTTCATAAACTTCAACTACGCAAAAAATATCCATCGGCTGGACTGCATTGATATCCGGACATTTAAAATGTTCACATCAATGCTAGCCAAAAATATCAAGCTGCAAAACTCGATTCAacgttttaaaatttaactGTCAAGAAACCATATAAAAGCGGTATAACTAGGTTTTCTAACATGCACGCTATTTACAAGAACTATCTATATCCTGAGATTTACTCAACAGTATGAATGTGCCATGCATAAGCCCGCAGTCACAATCCTTATTTAAATTACGTAAGTTAGGACATGATTTATCAACCCTTAAAATTTGAGATGGATACTAGTCGTGAAAAGAATtaccaacaaaaataaaatacaataaaaacgaaCATTTAGTCAAAATCTAAACATctttttttgtcaataaaaaataaatactatgGTTTAACCATAATTTATGTCTGAATCTGTGTTAGAAAGATCTAAGCGAACACGGTTACAGTAATTACAGCCATTTATTAATATAGTTCAAAACTGCTACTTTATCTCGTATTGTGCCTCGTTATTTTATAGATGTCGACAATCATAATTCCGACTCAACCGAAAACCGTAACTTCGAATCGACGGACAATCAAAAACGTGATCTAAGTAAGCAAACTTTTTGCGTTTTTAATTATTCCAATGCATTAATCTTGACGcaataagaaaagaaaagctACCAGGAGCATCTATTTGTTCTAATGTCTAGTACAGAtacctaaaaataaataactttctataagttttttatagaaagtttcaaataaGAGCTTTGTTAAGCTGCGCCGCCaaggtttttttattagaaCGCAATacagtttaacaaaagtttgtaGGTTTAGAATTATATGCTGGGAAGAGATTTAAATTTTCATGACTActattaattaaattttattaagatATACTTTACTTTTGCTTTCTTCACCATCTTTTTTGGGTTTCGGTGGGTTCAAACCCTGTGCTAATCGTTCCAGCGAGGAATTAAGCCTTTTAAGAGTTGATATTTTAGTTGATTTTCTGATAAGGAATTTTCCTGCTCTCACAAATCGTTATCTAAACTGGAACTTCTTTATAAGatccgtttttttaaaaaaaaatcagtaaaattcTTTTCACCTTAAATAGAAATCCTAAAACCACTCGGGATTCCTTTGCGTTTTCTTGTTGATGATTAATATaaagaataatttaataatttaatagttttaaataataaatattagcACACACAAGATTTTAGGCAAACCGTTCTGGTTCGCCCCATGTTCCATCAGACCTGTAATTTCTAGAACCCAGACCCTAGATTACCACGTGCCAAATACTCCGCAGGTGTATAGTCAAACTGGATCTCAGGAAGCATAACTATTATTTCAACACTGTTTTGTCCaatttttcacattattttattgtttatttgatTCAGCATCAAGAAACGAGTTAAATCATGCCGAAGACACACGTAAGTCAAAATGACTTGTTATTCTAATTGCTGTAACTCAACAGTCTACTTGTGTTATAAAtgatacattttttttcaatgtagCGTTGAGACTTGGACGTGAAGCAAAACGAAAAACGCGTAAGTTTCGTTAACTTTTGAATAAGAGAGAAAGTGTGTTTCTGTTCTAGTTATACATTTTCCCAATTTCAAGCATTTTAAGgtaaatatcattttttaatttcttgaaaGTTTCTGATATATCTATACATTTACAATTTCAGCATTAGGGTTTAATCGTGCACGTTGGTTTCCATTAGCAACAATTCGAAGCTACATTGCACGTTTAAAACTAAGTCACGATTTGTTTTCCTTGAAACAATTCTTTTACtggcaaaattgtttttttagcgTTAAGACTTGGAAGAGAATCTGATCGTGGTCGAAATAcacgtaatattttttttcattattattttatgataTCCCATAACCAAAACAAGCATACCAAATTGCGTGGTGAACACTGGCTCCACTCTGCAATAtaccttaaaaattaaaataatcaaaGTTCAATACTAACTAACATAAAGACCAGAACTCTTTCAAGAACGCTCTCAATAAGATCTACTGAAACTTTTTCGACGCAATATTTAATTAAGGATTTAAATAGTAGGAGAATGCATAAGACACACGCAAACACCGTGCGCTAGACGAGTTGAGCGGTAGACTGATATAATGGTGCAAGTCTGGCTCATATTGTCTACAATAAAccaaataacaaatatataataaaatataataaaataaccaAATAacataacacaacaaaaaaattcgtTATTACACCTTTTACCCATCCTATGCTCTTTCAGCTTTAAGACTTGGCCGTGAATCTGATCAGGCAAGAAACACACGTAAGTCTTGGTTATCTAATGCtgtaaaaatatttcacaaCATTTCGATtcattttctataaaaaatattttagcctTACGACTTGGACGCGAATTATATCATGAAAGAAAAGACATACGTAAGTCATGAGTTAAACTCACAGCATCATAGGAATTTATGGTAAAAAATGAGATCTCTTTAGACTAAGTTCCAGTTCTGTCGTTAGTTTTCTTTGAACAATAGATGCACAACATATCAGTTGATTGAAATCAACGAAACTTATATTGCCAAATAACACCTATATTTCTATATAGCATTAAGACTGGGGCGAGAATCGGAAGATGACACTCGTAAGTTCACCAAATCTTTATCTTTTCTAAATAGCcgctctttattttattttcactgCTTAAAAGCAGGAAATATAACAGCCAACTGATTTTCCCAATCTGATTCTTGATCAAAAGAGATGTAAGGATAGAGAAATAAAGAGTTCCACAACAATACTGTATTATTTTATGATAATTCAGAGCGTTGTAAGAATTTATTGCGTTCTTGCAATTTTTAGCGATTTATATTTTTGCCACTCCAATTATATTTAGCTTTACGACTTGGACGAGAATCTAACTATGCCAAGGAAACTCGTAAGTTTCTTTTAGATAATAGAAACACAGCATGTAAATTGATTGAAATCAAATAAAACTTATAATGCTTAATATCTTTGTTTAGCATTAAGACTGGGGCGAGAATCTGATCGGGCAAGAAACACACGTAAGTTCACCAAACTTCATTTTTTCTAAATAACTGCATTTATTGGGTCTAAAAATGGGAGCTGAAACATCCCATTGCTTTTTCGGTTAAAACAATTTATATATGAAAAGAGACTTAAGAAAATCCTATAAGTACATGTCAGTGCAACGAGAGAGATTGCTACAaggaaaaaactttaaatacaaCCGCGTACATTGTTGCTTTGTCGAGCATCATATCGTGAAAAAGCAGGTTTTTATTCTGACACTCCAATTATGTTTAGCTTTACGACTTGGACGAGAATCTAACTATGCCAAGGAAACTCGTAAGTTTCTTTTAAACAAGAGATACATAATATTAACTGATTGAAGTCAATTAAAACATATATTGCAAAATAAGCATAAGATTGGGACGAGAAGGCTCTAATTCTAAAAACAACACACGGTCAagctttttttgataaatcactGTTTGCGATTTACGCTAGGAAATTTACACAGCTTTTCATCTTTAGCATTAAGACTTGGAAAACACTCTCGTTACGCTGAAGACACATGTAAGTTGCATTTGAAGAATCAATTCCATCTTACAGGCCACTTGAATATACTGTCGTTCTGTTCTAACTGAATTCACAGCAGGGAGCTATATTTCAGCTGTATTTTGATTTTTCAATGATAATATCAGTTTAATTGCAGCGTTAAATATTAATTATTccactaaaacaaaaatgatcACAAAAATTTGTTATGAAACTAAAGTAGATACATAAACGAAAGATCACTGTACCTATCAATTGCTTCATTGTGTCCTTTTAGCGTTAAGACTTGGACGGCAACACAACAAAGCCAGAGATACACGTAAGTAAAGCTAACAAACCAAGTTATTAAAATAACTAAGATTAATATTGTTAACAGAAATTCCTGTCAATGCCAATAATTGTTTTAATGGATActcgaatttatttttgtaacctTTAAGGGTTGACTCCACGTTTTATATTTATACtaacgttttatttttttttttaacaagtagcaaaaaaacaaataaattaaatttcagtAGACGCAGCCTTGTTCTGTCTTTTCTTATCTATCGTTGTCAAAAACAAATGCAATAAAGGAATCAGAGATACTATAATTgtacgtgttttttttttgttgttgtgcatTTTCTTCGcgctgtttaaataaaaaaaaaaattaatattatttgTTTCCGATTGACAAGAATGGCAATGAATTCTATGgttcattttctttatttttgttacatttataagtttttgAGTAGACATCATTCTAGACTTGTTTTTACATTACTGGTTTTGATGCTTACTACATATTTTGCGGCGTAAATTATTGCGGTTTCGATGCTTACTACATATTTTGCGGCGTAAATTATTGCGGTTTCGATGCTTACTACATATTTTGCGACATAAATTATTGCGTTATGTCAATAATTTGATGATTTTGCGGCATGAATATTGCGATTTTGTTAATTTCTGTCGAGATTTTCCCCCGTTTTAtcttaataaaaatgtttttaatgtttagcATAGTAATTTGTTTGTAtagattattattttatttacattttgcgACTTTAATTATTGCGTTTTGacatgttttcaaaaaatttgcgaCATTTATTATTACTATTCACTATGGTGTATTGCATATTGCGACACAAATTCTTGCGATTTTAAGCAAAACCCGCAATAGCTAATTTATATCTGCAACAATTTATGTCTGCAACAATTTATGTACTGATAAATACGTTCGGTTCAGTATTTTTCCCTTTTAACAGCGTGAACATTATTTTGTCTTTGTTTAGCATTGAGACTCGACAGAGAATCTGATCGTAGCAAAAACACACGTAATTTTTACCATCATGAAAATGAACTATATACTTATTAGTAAACAGAATCGCATCAAATctattttttgtgtttcttaGCATTGAGACTCGGCAGAGAATCTGATCGTAGAAAAAACACACGTAAGTTTTATCATCATGAAAAAGAACTATATACTTCTTAGTAAACAGAATCGTATCAAATATATTATTTTGTCTTTGTTTAGCATTGAGACTCGGCAGAGAATCTGATCGTAGCAAAAACACACGTGAGTTTTATCATCATGAAAATGAACTATATACTTATTAGTAAACAGAATCGTATCAATTctattttttgtgtttcttaGTATTGAGACTCGGAAGAGAATCTGATCGTAGCAGAAACACACGTGAGTTTTACCATTATGAAAATGAACTATATACTTATTAGTAAACAGAAGCGTatcaaatgtattttttgtgtttcttaGCATTGAGACTCGGAAGAGAATCTGATCGTAGCAGAAACACACTTAAGTTTTACCATCATGAAAATGAACTATATACTTATTAGTAAACAGAATATCGTATCAAATGTATTATTTTGTCTTTGTTTAGCATTGAGACTCGGCAGAGAATCTGATCGTAGCAGAAACACACGTAAGTTTTACTATTATGAAAATGAACTATATACTTGATAGTAAACAGAAGCGTATCAAATGTATTATTTTGTCTTTATTTAGCATTGAGACTCGGAAGAGAATCTGATCGTAGCAGAAACACACGTAAGGTTTACCATCATGAAAATGAACTATATACTTATTAGTAAACAGAATCGTATCAAATCTATTATTTTGTCTTTGTTTAGCATTGAGACTCGGCAGAGAATCTGATCGTAGCAGAAACACACGTAAGTTTTACTATTATGAAAATGAACTATATACTTGATAGTAAACAGAAGCGTATCAAATATATTATTTTGTCTTTGTTTAGCATTGAGACTCGGAAGAGAATCTGATCGTAGCAGAAACACACGTAAGTTTTACCATCATGAAAATGAACTATATACTTATTAGTAAACAGAATCATCTTAAACATATTTTCTAGGGCTTAAACCTTAGACCGCTCGGGCATCCGTCCATGTTACATGTTTATTAACATTGACGCTTGGATGAGAAAAAGAATATACCAAGAATACACATGAGCCAGATTTCCTTTAGAATTGTgttgtaaacttcttttacaagCAGAAATTTTAAGAGTGAGGCATCGCAattaattatattattttagCCAATTTTAACTGTTTGATATTTAGCTTTAAGACTAGGACGAGAAGACCATACTCGAAGTTAATTACATTTTTAACTTCATAATAAGTTCTGTTCAATTTCTTTTTACTAAATCGGTGGATTGTTTATCCTGCGACTCCAATTATATTTAGCTTTACGGCTTGGACGAGAGTCTAACTATGCCAATAAAACTCgtaagttttttttcacaattgaTGCACATGTTAATAGATTGAAATCAAATAAAACATATAATAATAACACCTATTTTTATTTAGCATTAAGACTGGGGCGAGTATCTGAAGACGACACTCGTAAGTTTGTTCAttaaatctttatttttctATAATAACTGCATTTTAATGGGTAAAAAAATGGGAGATGCAACATCTCATCgttttttccttaaaaacattttaatatcaAAAGAGACGTAAGACAGTCCTACAGGTACGAGTTAATGCAACGAGAGAGATTgctacaaaaaaactttatatacaACCGCGTACATTGTTGTTTTGTAAAGTTGTCCAGCATTCCAATGTAAGAAAGCAAGTATTTATTCTGACACTCCAATTATGTTTAGCTTTACGACTTGGACGAGAATCTAACTATGCCAAGGAAACacgttagttttttttttagattcacAACATTTCAAATTGATTGAGATCAAATAAAACTTATAATAATGACACCTACTTTTTTTAGCATTACGACTGGGGCGAGAATCTGAAGACGACACTCGTAAGTTTGTTCACcaagttttcattttttcaaaatagttcTTTTTCAATTCCTTTTGGCTATGTGAAAGCAGGAAATTTAACAGCTCGCTGATTTTTGCAATCAGATCATTGATCAAGAGTAACGTAAGAGAATACACTGCATACCATATGCTGGTCCTCCTTACGCAATTCCAACTGAACTGAAGTCTTTTTCTAATGACTTCACATTTTCATTTCAACACTTAGAATCTATTCTGCGTCGCTGCTGCTTTGTagagcaaatttaaaaaagagtttttctcttcgtatttttaaaattttttagaattgttatttttttgtctagcTTTGAGACTTGGAAGAGAGTCTGACGACGCC is drawn from Hydractinia symbiolongicarpus strain clone_291-10 chromosome 8, HSymV2.1, whole genome shotgun sequence and contains these coding sequences:
- the LOC130654945 gene encoding involucrin-like isoform X20; this translates as MKMTFVAKLLVFSLCVVLVCSYKLENSGDVDNHNSDSTENRNFESTDNQKRDLTSRNELNHAEDTPLRLGREAKRKTPLRLGRESDRGRNTPLRLGRESDQARNTPLRLGRELYHERKDIPLRLGRESEDDTPLRLGRESNYAKETPLRLGRESDRARNTPLRLGRESNYAKETPLRLGKHSRYAEDTSLRLGRQHNKARDTPLRLDRESDRSKNTPLRLGRESDRSRNTPLRLGRESDRSRNTPLRLGRESDRSRNTPLRLGRESDRSRNTPLRLGRESNYANKTPLRLGRVSEDDTPLRLGRESNYAKETPLRLGRESEDDTPLRLGRESDDAENTPLRLGREYETSKDTPLRLGRESRHDMNTRLRLGRESDHAKRTPLRLGREHDTAKETPLRLGRESYHDEKDTPLRLGRGSDRNKFKQHENNQKYKRSVNDANNMAM
- the LOC130654945 gene encoding involucrin-like isoform X18; amino-acid sequence: MKMTFVAKLLVFSLCVVLVCSYKLENSGDVDNHNSDSTENRNFESTDNQKRDLTSRNELNHAEDTPLRLGREAKRKTPLRLGRESDRGRNTPLRLGRESDQARNTPLRLGRELYHERKDIPLRLGRESEDDTPLRLGRESNYAKETPLRLGRESDRARNTPLRLGRESNYAKETPLRLGKHSRYAEDTSLRLGRQHNKARDTPLRLGRESDRRKNTPLRLGRESDRSKNTPLRLGRESDRSRNTPLRLGRESDRSRNTPLRLGRESDRSRNTPLRLGRESNYANKTPLRLGRVSEDDTPLRLGRESNYAKETPLRLGRESEDDTPLRLGRESDDAENTPLRLGREYETSKDTPLRLGRESRHDMNTRLRLGRESDHAKRTPLRLGREHDTAKETPLRLGRESYHDEKDTPLRLGRGSDRNKFKQHENNQKYKRSVNDANNMAM
- the LOC130654945 gene encoding involucrin-like isoform X19; the protein is MKMTFVAKLLVFSLCVVLVCSYKLENSGDVDNHNSDSTENRNFESTDNQKRDLTSRNELNHAEDTPLRLGREAKRKTPLRLGRESDRGRNTPLRLGRESDQARNTPLRLGRELYHERKDIPLRLGRESEDDTPLRLGRESNYAKETPLRLGRESDRARNTPLRLGRESNYAKETPLRLGKHSRYAEDTSLRLGRQHNKARDTPLRLGRESDRRKNTPLRLGRESDRSRNTPLRLGRESDRSRNTPLRLGRESDRSRNTPLRLGRESDRSRNTPLRLGRESNYANKTPLRLGRVSEDDTPLRLGRESNYAKETPLRLGRESEDDTPLRLGRESDDAENTPLRLGREYETSKDTPLRLGRESRHDMNTRLRLGRESDHAKRTPLRLGREHDTAKETPLRLGRESYHDEKDTPLRLGRGSDRNKFKQHENNQKYKRSVNDANNMAM
- the LOC130654945 gene encoding involucrin-like isoform X35; the protein is MKMTFVAKLLVFSLCVVLVCSYKLENSGDVDNHNSDSTENRNFESTDNQKRDLTSRNELNHAEDTPLRLGREAKRKTPLRLGRESDRGRNTPLRLGRESDQARNTPLRLGRELYHERKDIPLRLGRESEDDTPLRLGRESNYAKETPLRLGRESDRARNTPLRLGRQHNKARDTPLRLGRESDRRKNTPLRLGRESDRSRNTPLRLGRESDRSRNTPLRLGRESDRSRNTPLRLGRESDRSRNTPLRLGRESDRSRNTPLRLGRESNYANKTPLRLGRVSEDDTPLRLGRESNYAKETPLRLGRESEDDTPLRLGRESDDAENTPLRLGREYETSKDTPLRLGRESRHDMNTRLRLGRESDHAKRTPLRLGREHDTAKETPLRLGRESYHDEKDTPLRLGRGSDRNKFKQHENNQKYKRSVNDANNMAM
- the LOC130654945 gene encoding involucrin-like isoform X31; this encodes MKMTFVAKLLVFSLCVVLVCSYKLENSGDVDNHNSDSTENRNFESTDNQKRDLTSRNELNHAEDTPLRLGREAKRKTPLRLGRESDRGRNTPLRLGRESDQARNTPLRLGRELYHERKDIPLRLGRESEDDTPLRLGRESNYAKETPLRLGRESDRARNTPLRLGRESNYAKETPLRLGKHSRYAEDTSLRLGRQHNKARDTPLRLGRESDRSKNTLLRLGRESDRSRNTPLRLGRESDRSRNTPLRLGRESDRSRNTPLRLGRESNYANKTPLRLGRVSEDDTPLRLGRESNYAKETPLRLGRESEDDTPLRLGRESDDAENTPLRLGREYETSKDTPLRLGRESRHDMNTRLRLGRESDHAKRTPLRLGREHDTAKETPLRLGRESYHDEKDTPLRLGRGSDRNKFKQHENNQKYKRSVNDANNMAM
- the LOC130654945 gene encoding uncharacterized protein LOC130654945 isoform X5; this translates as MKMTFVAKLLVFSLCVVLVCSYKLENSGDVDNHNSDSTENRNFESTDNQKRDLTSRNELNHAEDTPLRLGREAKRKTPLRLGRESDRGRNTPLRLGRESDQARNTPLRLGRELYHERKDIPLRLGRESEDDTPLRLGRESNYAKETPLRLGRESDRARNTPLRLGRESNYAKETPLRLGRQHNKARDTPLRLDRESDRSKNTPLRLGRESDRRKNTPLRLGRESDRSKNTLLRLGRESDRSRNTPLRLGRESDRSRNTPLRLGRESDRSRNTPLRLGRESDRSRNTPLRLGRESDRSRNTPLRLGRESDRSRNTPLRLGRESNYANKTPLRLGRVSEDDTPLRLGRESNYAKETPLRLGRESEDDTPLRLGRESDDAENTPLRLGREYETSKDTPLRLGRESRHDMNTRLRLGRESDHAKRTPLRLGREHDTAKETPLRLGRESYHDEKDTPLRLGRGSDRNKFKQHENNQKYKRSVNDANNMAM
- the LOC130654945 gene encoding involucrin-like isoform X9, with amino-acid sequence MKMTFVAKLLVFSLCVVLVCSYKLENSGDVDNHNSDSTENRNFESTDNQKRDLTSRNELNHAEDTPLRLGREAKRKTPLRLGRESDRGRNTPLRLGRESDQARNTPLRLGRELYHERKDIPLRLGRESEDDTPLRLGRESNYAKETPLRLGRESDRARNTPLRLGRESNYAKETPLRLGKHSRYAEDTSLRLGRQHNKARDTPLRLGRESDRSKNTLLRLGRESDRSRNTPLRLGRESDRSRNTPLRLGRESDRSRNTPLRLGRESDRSRNTPLRLGRESDRSRNTPLRLGRESDRSRNTPLRLGRESNYANKTPLRLGRVSEDDTPLRLGRESNYAKETPLRLGRESEDDTPLRLGRESDDAENTPLRLGREYETSKDTPLRLGRESRHDMNTRLRLGRESDHAKRTPLRLGREHDTAKETPLRLGRESYHDEKDTPLRLGRGSDRNKFKQHENNQKYKRSVNDANNMAM
- the LOC130654945 gene encoding involucrin-like isoform X39, which codes for MKMTFVAKLLVFSLCVVLVCSYKLENSGDVDNHNSDSTENRNFESTDNQKRDLTSRNELNHAEDTPLRLGREAKRKTPLRLGRESDRGRNTPLRLGRESDQARNTPLRLGRELYHERKDIPLRLGRESEDDTPLRLGRESNYAKETPLRLGRESDRARNTPLRLGRESNYAKETPLRLGKHSRYAEDTSLRLGRQHNKARDTPLRLGRESDRSRNTPLRLGRESDRSRNTPLRLGRESDRSRNTPLRLGRESNYANKTPLRLGRVSEDDTPLRLGRESNYAKETPLRLGRESEDDTPLRLGRESDDAENTPLRLGREYETSKDTPLRLGRESRHDMNTRLRLGRESDHAKRTPLRLGREHDTAKETPLRLGRESYHDEKDTPLRLGRGSDRNKFKQHENNQKYKRSVNDANNMAM
- the LOC130654945 gene encoding involucrin-like isoform X41, translating into MKMTFVAKLLVFSLCVVLVCSYKLENSGDVDNHNSDSTENRNFESTDNQKRDLTSRNELNHAEDTPLRLGREAKRKTPLRLGRESDRGRNTPLRLGRESDQARNTPLRLGRELYHERKDIPLRLGRESEDDTPLRLGRESNYAKETPLRLGRESDRARNTPLRLGRESNYAKETPLRLGKHSRYAEDTSLRLGRESDRSRNTPLRLGRESDRSRNTPLRLGRESDRSRNTPLRLGRESDRSRNTPLRLGRESNYANKTPLRLGRVSEDDTPLRLGRESNYAKETPLRLGRESEDDTPLRLGRESDDAENTPLRLGREYETSKDTPLRLGRESRHDMNTRLRLGRESDHAKRTPLRLGREHDTAKETPLRLGRESYHDEKDTPLRLGRGSDRNKFKQHENNQKYKRSVNDANNMAM
- the LOC130654945 gene encoding uncharacterized protein LOC130654945 isoform X7 — protein: MKMTFVAKLLVFSLCVVLVCSYKLENSGDVDNHNSDSTENRNFESTDNQKRDLTSRNELNHAEDTPLRLGREAKRKTPLRLGRESDRGRNTPLRLGRELYHERKDIPLRLGRESEDDTPLRLGRESNYAKETPLRLGRESDRARNTPLRLGRESNYAKETPLRLGKHSRYAEDTSLRLGRQHNKARDTPLRLDRESDRSKNTPLRLGRESDRRKNTPLRLGRESDRSKNTLLRLGRESDRSRNTPLRLGRESDRSRNTPLRLGRESDRSRNTPLRLGRESDRSRNTPLRLGRESDRSRNTPLRLGRESDRSRNTPLRLGRESNYANKTPLRLGRVSEDDTPLRLGRESNYAKETPLRLGRESEDDTPLRLGRESDDAENTPLRLGREYETSKDTPLRLGRESRHDMNTRLRLGRESDHAKRTPLRLGREHDTAKETPLRLGRESYHDEKDTPLRLGRGSDRNKFKQHENNQKYKRSVNDANNMAM
- the LOC130654945 gene encoding uncharacterized protein LOC130654945 isoform X6, with the translated sequence MKMTFVAKLLVFSLCVVLVCSYKLENSGDVDNHNSDSTENRNFESTDNQKRDLTSRNELNHAEDTPLRLGREAKRKTPLRLGRESDRGRNTPLRLGRESDQARNTPLRLGRELYHERKDIPLRLGRESEDDTPLRLGRESNYAKETPLRLGRESDRARNTPLRLGRESNYAKETPLRLGKHSRYAEDTSLRLGRQHNKARDTPLRLDRESDRSKNTPLRLGRESDRRKNTPLRLGRESDRSKNTLLRLGRESDRSRNTPLRLGRESDRSRNTPLRLGRESDRSRNTPLRLGRESDRSRNTPLRLGRESDRSRNTPLRLGRESDRSRNTPLRLGRESNYANKTPLRLGRVSEDDTPLRLGRESEDDTPLRLGRESDDAENTPLRLGREYETSKDTPLRLGRESRHDMNTRLRLGRESDHAKRTPLRLGREHDTAKETPLRLGRESYHDEKDTPLRLGRGSDRNKFKQHENNQKYKRSVNDANNMAM